One stretch of Streptomyces agglomeratus DNA includes these proteins:
- a CDS encoding DUF6542 domain-containing protein — protein MEQHRARPPRPQQRSQTPLLPPGGSADAAAVYRVAARPARPVPPVVLALRRLPNPRLTGLGSGLFASAVMLVLGGLDRLLFGGSPVVYGLLFLPVSALTALWARPADLVTAPIAVPIAFAVGLVPIAGGAGGFGSRVMAVVTALAVHAGWLYGGTLVAGVIATVRKVRLMARRRALQTAAQAAAQRAAATRRGSPDPVE, from the coding sequence GTGGAGCAACACAGGGCACGTCCCCCTCGTCCCCAGCAGCGGTCGCAGACCCCCCTGCTCCCCCCGGGCGGGTCCGCCGACGCCGCCGCCGTCTACCGGGTGGCGGCGAGACCGGCACGTCCGGTGCCACCCGTCGTACTGGCCCTGCGGCGGCTTCCCAATCCCCGGCTGACCGGGCTCGGCAGCGGGCTGTTCGCCTCCGCCGTGATGCTCGTGCTCGGTGGCCTCGACCGGCTGCTGTTCGGTGGTTCGCCGGTCGTGTACGGGCTGCTGTTCCTGCCGGTCAGCGCCCTGACCGCACTGTGGGCGCGGCCCGCCGACCTGGTCACGGCCCCGATCGCCGTGCCCATCGCCTTCGCCGTGGGCCTGGTGCCGATCGCCGGCGGCGCCGGCGGGTTCGGCAGCCGCGTCATGGCGGTGGTCACGGCCCTCGCCGTACACGCCGGGTGGCTGTACGGCGGGACGCTCGTGGCCGGTGTGATCGCGACCGTACGCAAAGTGCGGCTGATGGCGCGGCGGCGGGCGCTCCAGACCGCGGCCCAGGCCGCCGCCCAGCGCGCGGCCGCCACGCGGCGCGGAAGCCCCGACCCCGTGGAGTAG
- a CDS encoding Uma2 family endonuclease, producing MTALPDWMRPPRAEGWFAEDLDRLPEAPRHTELIDGALVFTTSPRRAWQSRLVTALTTTLMAQAPTGFEVEREMTIRLDARNRPEPDLLLTDQPYDPDRTWYAPEDVKLVVEAVSPESVHRDRTVKLRKYAEAGIPHYWCIEDEDGAPVVHVYELDEPTGAYAPAGIFRGTLQRPVPFGISLDLDTLTPPRSR from the coding sequence ATGACCGCACTGCCCGACTGGATGCGCCCGCCGCGCGCGGAAGGCTGGTTCGCGGAGGACCTCGACCGCCTCCCCGAGGCGCCCCGCCACACCGAGCTGATCGACGGAGCCCTCGTCTTCACGACGTCGCCCCGGCGGGCATGGCAGAGCCGCCTCGTCACCGCCCTGACCACCACACTCATGGCGCAGGCGCCGACCGGCTTCGAGGTCGAGCGGGAGATGACGATTCGCCTCGATGCCCGCAACCGTCCCGAGCCGGACCTGTTGCTGACGGACCAGCCGTACGACCCGGACCGCACCTGGTACGCCCCGGAGGACGTGAAGCTCGTCGTGGAGGCCGTATCCCCCGAGTCCGTCCACCGCGACCGCACAGTCAAACTCCGCAAGTACGCAGAGGCCGGCATCCCCCACTACTGGTGCATCGAGGACGAGGACGGGGCACCCGTCGTCCACGTCTACGAACTCGACGAACCCACCGGCGCCTACGCACCGGCCGGTATTTTCCGGGGCACCCTCCAGCGCCCGGTGCCCTTCGGGATCAGCCTCGACCTCGACACGCTCACACCACCCAGAAGCCGCTGA
- a CDS encoding 4-hydroxy-3-methylbut-2-enyl diphosphate reductase has translation MVDMTATAARRVLLAAPRGYCAGVDRAVIAVEKALEQYGAPIYVRHEIVHNKYVVQTLEKKGAIFVDVTAEVPEGSIVMFSAHGVAPTVHEEAAERKLATIDATCPLVTKVHKEAVRFAKEDYDILLIGHEGHEEVIGTSGEAPDHITLVDGPEDVANVTVRDESKVVWLSQTTLSVDETMETVDALKQKFPNLLSPPSDDICYATQNRQIAVKKLAEDAQLVIVVGSKNSSNSIRMVEVALDAGAPAAHLVDFADEIDEAWLDGVTTVGLTSGASVPDVLVDGVLEWLAERGYADVETVKTADESITFSLPKELRRDLRAEAARLSGK, from the coding sequence ATGGTGGACATGACTGCTACCGCCGCCCGTCGTGTCCTTCTCGCCGCTCCCCGTGGCTACTGCGCGGGCGTGGACCGTGCCGTGATCGCCGTGGAGAAGGCCCTGGAGCAGTACGGGGCGCCGATCTACGTCCGGCACGAGATCGTCCACAACAAGTACGTCGTGCAGACCCTGGAGAAGAAGGGCGCGATCTTCGTCGACGTGACGGCGGAGGTCCCCGAGGGCTCGATCGTCATGTTCTCCGCCCACGGCGTCGCGCCGACCGTGCACGAGGAGGCCGCCGAGCGGAAGCTCGCGACCATCGACGCGACCTGCCCGCTGGTCACCAAGGTCCACAAGGAAGCGGTCCGGTTCGCCAAGGAGGACTACGACATCCTCCTGATCGGCCACGAGGGCCACGAAGAGGTCATCGGCACCTCCGGCGAGGCCCCCGACCACATCACCCTGGTCGACGGCCCCGAGGACGTCGCCAACGTCACCGTGCGGGACGAGTCGAAGGTCGTCTGGCTGTCCCAGACCACGCTCTCGGTCGACGAGACGATGGAGACGGTCGACGCCCTGAAGCAGAAGTTCCCGAACCTGCTCTCGCCCCCCAGCGACGACATCTGCTACGCCACGCAGAACCGTCAGATCGCGGTCAAGAAGCTGGCCGAGGACGCGCAGCTCGTCATCGTCGTCGGCTCCAAGAACTCCTCCAACTCGATCCGCATGGTCGAGGTCGCCCTGGACGCCGGCGCCCCCGCCGCCCACCTGGTCGACTTCGCCGACGAGATCGACGAGGCGTGGCTGGACGGCGTCACGACGGTCGGTCTGACCTCCGGAGCCTCGGTGCCCGACGTCCTGGTCGACGGCGTACTGGAGTGGCTGGCCGAGCGGGGCTACGCCGACGTGGAGACCGTGAAGACGGCCGACGAGTCGATCACCTTCTCGCTGCCCAAGGAACTGCGCCGCGACCTGCGCGCGGAAGCGGCCCGCCTCTCCGGGAAGTGA
- a CDS encoding GNAT family N-acetyltransferase encodes MFAKSLGDDGAELRPLEPWNAEEFLAHMDRGREHIGRFVELPDHVTDLPSATSFLQRYADKAAADSGRLYGIWADGTLVGGVMFRIFDAAAGNCEAGCWLEPTSVGRGLITRALRLMIDWAVEERGMHRVEWVAGADNTASLNVARRLGMVREGVLRESYLYRGVRHDEEVWAVLAPEWRRLREAPAARRPREGPAAPVTDP; translated from the coding sequence ATGTTCGCGAAATCGCTGGGTGACGACGGCGCCGAGCTGCGGCCCCTGGAGCCGTGGAACGCCGAGGAGTTCCTGGCCCACATGGACCGGGGCCGCGAGCACATCGGCCGCTTCGTCGAGCTCCCCGACCACGTCACCGACCTGCCGTCCGCCACCTCGTTCCTCCAGAGGTACGCCGACAAGGCCGCCGCCGACTCCGGGCGCCTGTACGGCATCTGGGCCGACGGCACCCTGGTCGGCGGCGTCATGTTCCGGATCTTCGACGCCGCGGCCGGCAACTGCGAGGCCGGCTGCTGGCTGGAGCCGACGTCGGTCGGGCGCGGCCTGATCACCCGGGCGCTCCGGCTCATGATCGACTGGGCGGTCGAGGAGCGCGGCATGCACCGGGTGGAGTGGGTCGCGGGCGCCGACAACACCGCCAGCCTCAACGTCGCCAGACGTCTCGGCATGGTCCGCGAAGGGGTGCTGAGGGAGAGCTACCTGTACCGGGGCGTGCGCCACGACGAGGAGGTGTGGGCGGTCCTGGCCCCCGAGTGGCGCCGGCTGCGGGAAGCCCCGGCCGCCCGCAGGCCGCGGGAAGGCCCGGCCGCCCCGGTCACGGACCCTTAG
- the ychF gene encoding redox-regulated ATPase YchF, with the protein MSLTIGIVGLPNVGKSTLFNALTKNDVLAANYPFATIEPNVGVVGVPDPRLAKLAEIFSSQKILPATVDFVDIAGIVRGASEGEGLGNKFLANIRESDAICQVIRAFKDENVVHVDGKVSPKDDIETINTELILADLQSVEKAVPRLTKESRLQKEKVAVLAAVEEAQKILEAGTTLFAAGITAGTEKGRLLHELHLLTTKPFLYVFNVDEDELVDEDFKNEQRALVAPAEAIFLNAKIESELIELDDDEALELLQSMGQEEPGLATLGRVGFDTLGLQTYLTAGPKETRAWTIKKGATAPEAAGVIHTDFQKGFIKAEVISFADLVETGSVAEARAKGKARMEGKDYVMQDGDVVEFRFNV; encoded by the coding sequence GTGTCGCTCACGATCGGAATCGTCGGCCTGCCGAATGTCGGCAAGTCGACCCTGTTCAACGCCCTGACCAAGAACGACGTGCTGGCGGCCAACTACCCGTTCGCCACCATCGAGCCCAACGTCGGCGTCGTCGGCGTCCCCGACCCCCGCCTGGCGAAGCTCGCCGAGATCTTCAGCTCCCAGAAGATCCTCCCCGCCACGGTCGACTTCGTCGACATCGCCGGCATCGTCCGGGGTGCCTCGGAGGGTGAGGGCCTCGGCAACAAGTTCCTGGCGAACATCCGCGAGTCCGACGCGATCTGCCAGGTCATCCGTGCCTTCAAGGACGAGAACGTCGTACACGTGGACGGCAAGGTCTCGCCGAAGGACGACATCGAGACGATCAACACCGAGCTGATCCTCGCGGACCTCCAGTCGGTCGAGAAGGCGGTGCCGCGCCTGACGAAGGAGTCCCGTCTCCAGAAGGAGAAGGTCGCGGTCCTGGCGGCGGTCGAGGAGGCCCAGAAGATCCTCGAAGCCGGCACCACCCTCTTCGCGGCGGGCATCACGGCAGGCACCGAGAAGGGCCGGCTCCTGCACGAGCTGCACCTGCTCACCACCAAGCCCTTCCTGTACGTCTTCAACGTGGACGAGGACGAGCTGGTCGACGAGGACTTCAAGAACGAGCAGCGCGCGCTCGTCGCCCCCGCCGAGGCGATCTTCCTCAACGCGAAGATCGAGTCCGAGCTGATCGAGCTCGACGACGACGAGGCGCTCGAACTCCTCCAGTCCATGGGGCAGGAGGAGCCCGGCCTCGCCACCCTCGGCCGGGTCGGCTTCGACACCCTGGGCCTCCAGACGTACCTGACGGCAGGCCCGAAGGAGACCCGCGCCTGGACGATCAAGAAGGGCGCGACGGCCCCCGAGGCGGCCGGTGTGATCCACACCGACTTCCAGAAGGGCTTCATCAAGGCCGAGGTCATCTCCTTCGCCGACCTGGTCGAGACCGGCTCGGTCGCCGAGGCCCGCGCGAAGGGCAAGGCCCGCATGGAGGGCAAGGACTACGTCATGCAGGACGGCGACGTGGTGGAGTTCCGCTTCAACGTGTAG
- the ppgK gene encoding polyphosphate--glucose phosphotransferase has product MNVFGVDIGGSGIKGAPVNLERGDLAEPRHKVLTPQPATPDDVAGCVQEVVGQFGWSGPVGITFPGVVTDGVTRTAANVDKGWIDVDARALLGDRLGLPVTVLNDADAAGVAEMTFGAGAGRKGVVFLLTFGTGIGSALFIDGKLVPNTELGHLELNGHDAEKHASTKAKEDEDLSWEHWAKRVQKYLAHVEMLFSPELFVIGGGVSRKAEKFLPLIKGVRAEIVPAQLQNNAGIVGAAMAAAATGAVGA; this is encoded by the coding sequence ATGAACGTGTTCGGAGTGGACATCGGCGGATCCGGCATCAAGGGCGCTCCCGTGAACCTGGAGCGCGGCGACCTGGCGGAACCGCGGCACAAGGTACTGACCCCGCAGCCGGCGACGCCGGACGACGTCGCCGGGTGCGTGCAGGAGGTCGTCGGCCAGTTCGGCTGGAGCGGCCCGGTCGGCATCACCTTCCCCGGCGTCGTCACGGACGGGGTCACCCGTACCGCGGCGAACGTCGACAAGGGCTGGATCGACGTCGACGCGCGCGCCCTGCTCGGTGACCGGCTCGGCCTGCCGGTCACCGTCCTCAACGACGCCGACGCGGCCGGTGTCGCCGAGATGACGTTCGGCGCGGGCGCGGGCCGCAAGGGCGTGGTCTTCCTGCTGACGTTCGGTACGGGCATCGGCAGCGCGCTGTTCATCGACGGCAAGCTCGTCCCCAACACCGAGCTCGGCCACCTGGAGCTGAACGGCCACGACGCGGAGAAGCACGCCTCCACGAAGGCCAAGGAGGACGAGGACCTGAGCTGGGAGCACTGGGCGAAGCGGGTGCAGAAATACCTGGCCCACGTCGAGATGCTGTTCTCGCCGGAGCTGTTCGTCATCGGCGGCGGGGTCAGCCGCAAGGCCGAGAAGTTCCTGCCGCTGATCAAGGGCGTCCGCGCCGAGATCGTCCCCGCGCAGCTCCAGAACAACGCGGGGATCGTGGGCGCCGCGATGGCGGCGGCCGCGACGGGGGCCGTCGGCGCCTAA
- a CDS encoding winged helix DNA-binding domain-containing protein, producing the protein MTAEPPAPSTPSATRLMRARAQGIGSGRRGRSVAEVMARAFAVQAQDAAAAALGIRARSTGLTVADVVRATDVERRVVRNWFMRGTLHLVPAADVRWLTSLLGPVFLRQSARRYRELGLGEDDLLRGEQVITTALRGGPAPRAELSARLAAAGFATGGQVAIHLLRRCALLGLICHGPAVGGEPSFVLLDDWLGSAGAPEVTPRDATAELVRRYLAAHGPASPEDFATWSGLPPSAARRVWPEAEAGAYGAEAEPAEAVGDVRLLPAYDDYLVAYRTRALSVPPGYERLVHPGGGQVRATVTVDGLACGTWSRRAGRPVTLALFESFESLEPFGASAARVRAGIAAEEADVPRFLGEG; encoded by the coding sequence GTGACCGCCGAGCCGCCCGCACCGTCCACACCCTCCGCGACCCGGCTGATGCGCGCCCGCGCCCAGGGCATCGGCAGCGGCCGGCGCGGGCGGTCCGTGGCCGAGGTCATGGCGCGCGCCTTCGCCGTGCAGGCGCAGGACGCGGCGGCAGCGGCGCTCGGGATCCGGGCGCGTTCGACCGGGCTCACCGTTGCGGACGTGGTCCGGGCCACGGACGTCGAGCGCCGCGTCGTGCGGAACTGGTTCATGCGCGGCACGCTGCACCTGGTTCCGGCCGCCGACGTGCGGTGGCTGACGTCGCTTCTCGGGCCGGTGTTCCTCCGGCAGAGCGCGCGCCGCTACCGCGAGCTCGGACTCGGGGAGGACGACCTCCTCCGCGGAGAACAGGTGATCACCACCGCGCTGCGCGGCGGCCCCGCGCCGCGGGCGGAACTGAGCGCCCGGCTGGCGGCGGCCGGGTTCGCCACCGGGGGCCAGGTGGCGATTCACCTGCTGCGCCGGTGCGCCCTGCTGGGCCTGATCTGCCACGGCCCGGCCGTCGGCGGCGAGCCGTCCTTCGTGCTGCTCGACGACTGGCTGGGGAGCGCCGGGGCGCCCGAGGTCACGCCGCGGGACGCGACGGCCGAACTGGTGCGCCGCTACCTCGCCGCGCACGGGCCCGCCTCCCCGGAGGATTTCGCCACCTGGTCCGGGCTTCCGCCGTCGGCGGCACGGCGCGTCTGGCCGGAGGCGGAGGCCGGGGCGTACGGGGCCGAGGCGGAACCCGCCGAGGCGGTGGGCGACGTACGGCTGCTGCCGGCGTACGACGACTACCTGGTGGCCTACCGGACCCGCGCCCTGTCTGTGCCGCCCGGCTACGAGCGGCTGGTCCACCCCGGCGGCGGGCAGGTGCGCGCCACCGTCACCGTGGACGGTCTGGCCTGCGGGACCTGGAGCCGGCGTGCCGGGCGACCGGTCACCCTCGCGCTCTTCGAGTCCTTCGAGTCCCTGGAGCCCTTCGGCGCCTCGGCGGCGCGGGTACGCGCGGGCATCGCCGCCGAGGAGGCGGACGTCCCGCGCTTCCTCGGCGAGGGGTAG